From the Cucurbita pepo subsp. pepo cultivar mu-cu-16 chromosome LG05, ASM280686v2, whole genome shotgun sequence genome, one window contains:
- the LOC111795358 gene encoding indole-3-acetaldehyde oxidase-like isoform X2: MANQPNKSAVPLVFAVNQQRFELSTVDPSITLLHFLRHHTSFKSVKLGCGEGGCGACVVLLSKYDPVLDKVEDFTVSSCLTLLGSIHGCSITTSEGIGNCKDGFHSIHQRFAGFHASQCGFCTPGMCVSLFSALVKAEKTNRPEPSPGFSKLTVSEAEKAISGNLCRCTGYRPIADACKSFASDVDMEDLGLNAFWRKGCGEEEKSSKLPPYDPNNGPCLFPEFLKKEIRSIPFVESQGCSWFNPVSIEDLNRLLGCDESNNISNTKLVVGNTEVGYYKAFEHVDRYINLKYIPELSVIRMDSTGIEIGATVTIAKAIEALKNNNHESSSIGELVFNKLAEHMEKIASSFVRNTASIGGNLMMAQRKQFPSDIATILLSAGSMISILTGSSQETIMLDEFLKRPPLGPKCVLSSVKIPNWDSVRDVYSNDATVMFDSFRASPRPLGNALPYLNAAFLAAISPCKNSNGIILNSCHLAFGAYGTKHAIRARKIEEFLAGKVIDYNVIYEAISLTGATIVPEKGTSYPAYRTSLAVGFLFEFLSSLVDEKAAINKDYVDGCRNASSTLPDRFNSNHGLLGYNKTATLLSSGKQTLELSSEYYPVGDAIIKSGAAIQASGEAIYVDDIPSPTNCLYGAFIYSSKPLARVKGLTFPPKSQPEGVVAVISARDIPVGGQNIGTRTMFGDEILFGDKLTECASQPLAFVVADTQKHADVAAEYAVVDYDTDNLEAPILSVEDAVKRSSFFEVPSFLIPKQVGDISKGMAEADYHINAAQIRLGSQYYFYMETHSALAIPDEDNCMVVYSSSQWPVNAHFVIAKCLGVPEHNVRVITRRVGGGFGGKAMKSMVVASACALAAHKLCRPVRIYINRKTDMIMAGGRHPMKVTYNVGFKSNGKITGCQLDILVDAGMSIDVSPIMPQTIVNGLKKYDWGALSFDIKVCKTNNPSRSTMRAPGLAQGSFIAEAIIEHVASTLCMDVDTVRGVNMHTFSSLKKFYKNAGEPQDYTLPSIWDRLATSSCLEQRTEMVDKFNSCNTWKKRGLSRIPVVQGMTLRPTPGKVSILTDGSVAVEVGGIEIGQGLWTKVRQMVTYALSSIKCDGTSDLLEKVRVVQSDTLGLIQGGGTYASTTSESSCEAVRLCCNILVERLTPLKKRLEESGSVKWDVLISQANLQAVNLSVNSLYVPDFVSSSYLNYGVAVSEVELDLLTGETTILRSDIIQDCGRSLNPAVDLGQIEGAFVQGIGFYMSEEYLTNPDGLVITNSTWTYKIPTIDTIPKQLNVEILNSGRHKNHILSSKASGEPPLLLAASVHCATRAAIKEARKQIRTWKHRDESDYAFQLEVPATMPVVKELCGLDSVESYLKWINELRTTAS, encoded by the exons ATACGATCCTGTGTTAGATAAGGTCGAAGATTTTACAGTAAGCTCATGCCTTACCTTGCTTGGTAGTATACATGGCTGTTCAATTACAACCAGTGAAGGCATTGGGAATTGCAAGGATGGTTTCCACTCAATTCATCAAAGATTTGCTGGCTTTCATGCTTCTCAGTGTGGCTTTTGTACCCCTGGAATGTGTGTTTCACTTTTTTCTGCTCTCGTCAAGGCTGAAAAGACCAATCGACCTGAGCCCTCACCGGGATTCTCGAAACTTACGGTTTCTGAAGCCGAAAAGGCTATTTCTGGAAACCTCTGCCGCTGTACAGGATACAGGCCAATTGCTGATGCCTGTAAGAGTTTTGCTTCTGATGTTGACATGGAGGACTTGGGGTTAAACGCGTTCTGGCGAAAGGGATGTGGTGAGGAAGAGAAATCGAGTAAATTGCCTCCTTATGATCCAAATAATGGCCCGTGCTTGTTTcctgaatttttaaaaaaggaaataaggTCTATCCCTTTTGTGGAGTCTCAAGGTTGTTCCTGGTTTAATCCCGTTAGTATTGAGGATCTGAACAGATTACTGGGATGTGACGAGTCCAATAATATAAGCAATACAAAGTTAGTCGTTGGCAACACTGAAGTCGGATACTACAAAGCATTTGAACATGTTGATAGATACATTAATCTTAAATACATCCCTGAGCTTTCAGTTATCAGAATGGATTCAACAGGAATAGAGATTGGTGCAACGGTGACAATTGCAAAAGCTATTGAAGCTCTGAAAAATAATAACCATGAAAGCTCCTCAATAGGCGAGCTAGTGTTCAATAAACTGGCCGAGCACATGGAGAAAATTGCTTCGAGTTTTGTACGAAATACTGCCAGCATTGGAGGAAATTTAATGATGgcacaaagaaaacaatttcCTTCAGATATTGCCACAATACTTCTTTCTGCAGGTTCCATGATAAGTATATTAACTGGTTCCAGCCAAGAAACGATTATGTTGGATGAGTTTCTCAAGAGACCTCCATTGGGTCCGAAATGTGTACTTTCAAGTGTTAAGATTCCAAATTGGGATTCAGTTAGGGATGTTTATTCAAATGATGCTACTGTCATGTTTGATAGTTTTAGAGCTTCTCCACGACCCCTTGGAAATGCACTACCGTATCTGAATGCTGCTTTCTTGGCTGCAATCTCCCCATGTAAAAATTCCAATGGGATCATATTAAATAGCTGTCACCTGGCTTTTGGAGCATATGGAACCAAACATGCCATTAGAGCAAGAAAGATTGAAGAATTTCTAGCTGGAAAAGTTATTGATTATAATGTCATATATGAAGCTATCTCATTGACTGGAGCCACTATAGTTCCTGAAAAGGGCACTTCATATCCTGCTTACCGGACAAGCTTAGCAGTTGGGTTTCTTTTTGAGTTCTTAAGCTCCTTGGTTGATGAAAAAGCTGCAATCAATAAAGATTACGTAGATGGATGCAGGAATGCTTCGTCAACACTACCTGACAGATTTAATTCAAACCACGGCCTACTTGGTTATAATAAAACTGCTACTCTACTGTCATCTGGAAAGCAGACACTGGAATTGAGTTCAGAATATTATCCAGTCGGAGATGCCATTATAAAATCTGGAGCTGCCATTCAAGCTTCAG gtgAGGCTATCTATGTGGACGATATTCCTTCACCAACAAATTGCCTATATGGAGCATTCATATATAGCTCAAAGCCTTTGGCACGGGTAAAGGGTCTTACTTTTCCTCCCAAATCACAACCAGAGGGAGTTGTTGCTGTTATTTCCGCCAGAGATATTCCTGTGGGTGGACAGAACATTGGAACTAGAACCATGTTTGGTGACGAAATTCTATTTGGAGATAAGTTGACTGAGTGTGCTAGTCAGCCACTTGCCTTTGTG gttgcAGATACTCAGAAACATGCAGATGTGGCTGCAGAATATGCAGTAGTGGATTATGACACAGATAATTTGGAAGCACCTATTCTTTCTGTAGAAGATGCTGTTAAGAGGTCAAGCTTCTTTGAAGttccttcatttttaattccaaaacaGGTTGGTGATATATCAAAAGGAATGGCTGAAGCAGATTACCATATTAACGCGGCTCAG ATCAGACTTGGAtcacaatattatttttatatggaGACCCATTCTGCACTTGCCATTCCAGATGAAGATAACTGCATGGTAGTCTACAGTTCAAGTCAATGGCCTGTTAATGCGCATTTTGTTATTGCAAAGTGCCTCGGTGTTCCTGAACATAATGTCCGTGTAATTACGAGAAGGGTTGGAGGAGGCTTTGGTGGAAAGGCCATGAAGTCTATGGTT gttgcttccgcatgtgcaCTTGCAGCTCACAAGTTATGTCGTCCTGTCAGGATTTACATTAATCGAAAGACTGACATGATAATGGCAGGAGGGAGACATCCAATGAAAGTAACTTACAATGTGGGTTTCAAATCTAATGGTAAAATTACAGGATGTCAATTAGATATATTGGTTGATGCAGGGATGAGTATTGATGTAAGTCCAATTATGCCACAAACCATTGTCAATGGACTTAAGAAGTATGATTGGGGTGCTTTATCTTTTGATATAAAAGTATGCAAGACAAACAATCCAAGCAGATCTACAATGCGAGCCCCTGGGCTGGCACAAGGATCCTTTATTGCTGAAGCAATAATTGAACATGTAGCATCTACTCTTTGCATGGATGTCGATACTGTCCGGGGAGTAAATATGCATACATTTAGCAGCCTCAAAAAATTCTACAAGAATGCAGGTGAACCTCAAGATTACACCTTACCTTCCATTTGGGATAGGTTAGCCACATCTTCATGCTTAGAACAAAGAACTGAAATGGTAGATAAATTTAATAGCTGCAACACTTGGAAAAAAAGAGGTCTTTCTCGAATTCCTGTCGTGCAAGGAATGACACTGAGACCAACCCCAGGGAAAGTGAGCATTCTAACTGATGGTTCTGTGGCTGTGGAAGTTGGGGGTATTGAAATTGGTCAGGGGCTGTGGACAAAGGTGAGACAGATGGTTACATATGCCCTTAGCTCAATTAAATGTGATGGAACCAGTGACCTGTTGGAAAAGGTGAGAGTGGTTCAATCTGATACCCTTGGCTTAATACAAGGAGGGGGTACATATGCGAGTACTACCTCCGAATCAAGCTGTGAGGCAGTTAGACTTTGCTGCAATATATTGGTGGAGAGACTAACACCTCTCAAGAAAAGGCTGGAGGAGAGTGGTTCGGTTAAATGGGATGTGCTTATAAGTCAG GCAAACTTGCAAGCAGTGAATTTATCAGTTAATTCTTTGTATGTCCCAGACTTTGTTTCAAGCAGCTACTTAAACTATGGAGTTGCAGTGAGTGAG GTGGAACTTGATCTTCTCACTGGAGAAACCACAATTTTGCGTTCAGATATTATCCAGGATTGTGGACGAAGCCTCAATCCTGCTGTAGATTTGGGACAG ATTGAAGGAGCCTTTGTTCAAGGAATTGGATTTTATATGTCAGAGGAATACCTGACAAATCCTGATGGACTAGTTATTACTAACAGCACATGGACTTACAAAATTCCTACAATTGACACCATACCAAAACAGCTCAACGttgaaattttgaactctGGACGTCATAAAAACCACATTCTCTCTTCAAAAG CTTCAGGAGAACCACCATTGCTTCTAGCTGCATCAGTCCACTGTGCAACACGAGCTGCTATTAAAGAGGCACGAAAACAGATACGTACATGGAAACATCGAGATGAGTCTGATTATGCGTTCCAGCTAGAGGTTCCTGCTACCATGCCTGTTGTTAAAGAGCTCTGTGGGCTGGACTCTGTGGAAAGTTACCTGAAATGGATCAATGAATTGAGAACCACAGCGAGCTGA